A DNA window from Desulfomonile tiedjei contains the following coding sequences:
- a CDS encoding N-6 DNA methylase has protein sequence MFEQAFKNIDDVLWKEAGCTTELDYTEQTSWLLFLKYLDEMEQEKAMEAELEGKEYSFILDKPYRWESWAAPKGKDGKIDHNKALIGDDLTEFVNQKLFPYLHGFKQKASGPNTIEYKIGEIFGEIKNKIQSGYNLREIIDHIDELHFRSQTEKHELSHLYEAKIQRMGNAGRNGGEYYTPRPLIRAIVQVVKPKLGEKIYDGACGSAGFLCESFDYLKANGNLTTRDLTALQTRTFYGKEKKSLAYVIAIMNMILHGIEAPNIIHTNTLSENLADIQEKDRFDVVLANPPFGGKERKEVQQNFPIRTGETAFLFLQHFIKILKAGGRGGVVIKNTFLSNTDNASVSLRKLLLESCNLHTVLDCPGGTFQGAGVKTVVLFFQKGAPTRKVWFYQLDPGRNLGKTNPLNDDDLAEFVKLQKTFAHSPKSWSLDAKSIDQTTFDLSVKNPNGGEEVTHRSPQEIMDEIAALDGESAEVLGNIRGLL, from the coding sequence ATGTTCGAACAAGCCTTCAAAAACATCGACGACGTCCTCTGGAAAGAGGCCGGATGCACCACCGAACTCGATTACACCGAGCAGACATCCTGGCTGCTGTTCCTGAAATACTTGGACGAGATGGAGCAGGAAAAGGCCATGGAGGCCGAGCTGGAGGGCAAGGAATACTCCTTCATCCTCGACAAGCCCTACCGCTGGGAAAGCTGGGCTGCGCCGAAGGGCAAGGATGGCAAGATTGACCACAACAAGGCGTTGATCGGTGATGACCTCACAGAGTTCGTCAACCAGAAGCTCTTTCCCTACCTGCACGGTTTCAAACAAAAGGCCAGCGGGCCGAACACTATCGAATACAAAATCGGCGAAATCTTCGGTGAGATAAAAAACAAAATCCAGAGCGGCTACAACCTACGCGAAATCATCGACCACATCGACGAACTGCACTTCCGCTCGCAGACCGAGAAGCATGAACTCTCGCATCTCTACGAGGCGAAGATTCAGAGAATGGGCAATGCCGGGCGCAACGGCGGCGAGTATTACACCCCGCGGCCGCTCATCCGCGCCATCGTGCAGGTGGTGAAGCCGAAGCTCGGAGAAAAAATCTATGATGGCGCGTGCGGCTCGGCGGGATTCTTGTGCGAATCATTCGATTACCTGAAGGCCAATGGCAACCTCACCACGCGCGACCTCACCGCGCTCCAGACCCGCACCTTCTACGGCAAGGAAAAGAAGTCCCTCGCCTACGTTATCGCGATCATGAATATGATCCTGCACGGCATCGAGGCGCCGAACATCATCCACACCAATACCCTCTCCGAGAACCTCGCCGACATTCAGGAGAAAGACCGCTTCGACGTTGTGCTGGCCAATCCTCCTTTCGGCGGCAAGGAACGCAAGGAAGTTCAGCAGAACTTCCCCATCCGCACCGGCGAGACGGCGTTTCTGTTTCTTCAGCACTTCATCAAAATCCTCAAGGCTGGCGGACGCGGAGGTGTGGTCATCAAAAACACCTTCCTCTCCAACACTGACAACGCCTCCGTGAGCCTACGCAAGCTGCTGCTCGAATCCTGCAACCTACATACTGTGCTCGACTGTCCCGGCGGAACGTTCCAAGGCGCTGGTGTGAAGACCGTGGTGCTCTTCTTCCAGAAAGGCGCACCTACGCGAAAGGTCTGGTTCTACCAGCTCGACCCTGGCCGCAATCTTGGTAAGACCAACCCGCTCAACGATGACGACCTCGCCGAGTTCGTGAAGCTGCAAAAGACCTTCGCCCACTCGCCCAAGAGCTGGAGCTTGGATGCCAAGAGCATAGACCAGACAACCTTCGACCTCTCCGTGAAGAACCCGAACGGCGGCGAAGAAGTCACCCACCGCAGCCCGCAGGAGATCATGGACGAGATAGCCGCACTGGATGGGGAGAGCGCGGAGGTGCTGGGGAACATCAGGGGCCTCCTATGA
- a CDS encoding Fic family protein yields MKSSPVHYHLGGFPPKELDWSQLIPLIGPASAGLARYDGLLSAIPNANILLSPLTTQEAVLSSKIEGTHVTMGEVLEIEAGGESATITQPKRDEAEEVLNYRRAMRACIAEMEYRPLSQHIVRAAHSLLMQGVRGRDKSPGSYRNDQNWIGPKGCTIEEARFVPIAPEHLQKGMDDWERYLGSDSEPDALVQLAILHVEFEALHPFKDGNGRLGRMLIPLFLCQRKLLTSPDFYMSGYLEANREEYQERLQAVSRDGDWTRWCRFFLQGIREQAAENERKARAILSLYDRVKTQVVDLTHSQHSIRAVDFIFQTPIFRAPTFTQQSEIPRPTANRILTLLRGENLLHTIQEGRGRRPGIFAFRELLNIAEGKEVF; encoded by the coding sequence ATGAAATCGTCACCTGTACACTATCACCTTGGAGGATTCCCACCGAAGGAACTTGACTGGTCGCAACTGATCCCGCTGATCGGCCCAGCCAGTGCGGGGCTGGCGCGTTACGACGGTTTGCTGTCTGCTATCCCGAACGCCAACATTCTCCTCTCACCCCTCACAACACAGGAAGCGGTTCTCTCTTCCAAGATCGAAGGCACGCACGTGACTATGGGGGAGGTTCTTGAAATTGAGGCCGGCGGGGAATCCGCTACAATTACCCAACCCAAACGAGACGAAGCGGAAGAGGTGCTCAACTACCGCAGGGCCATGCGGGCGTGCATTGCGGAAATGGAGTACCGCCCGCTTTCCCAGCACATTGTGAGAGCAGCGCACAGCCTGCTCATGCAGGGGGTTCGAGGCCGGGACAAATCGCCGGGAAGCTACCGGAATGATCAGAACTGGATCGGCCCCAAAGGGTGCACAATCGAGGAAGCCCGCTTTGTACCGATTGCCCCTGAGCACCTGCAAAAAGGCATGGACGATTGGGAACGCTATCTCGGCAGCGACTCCGAGCCTGACGCACTTGTTCAACTCGCCATCCTGCATGTTGAATTCGAGGCCCTTCACCCTTTCAAAGACGGAAACGGCCGCTTGGGTAGAATGTTGATCCCGCTCTTTCTTTGCCAACGCAAGCTGCTTACCAGTCCGGATTTTTATATGAGCGGTTATCTTGAAGCAAACCGGGAAGAATATCAGGAACGCCTGCAAGCCGTTTCCCGCGACGGCGATTGGACGAGATGGTGCAGGTTTTTCCTCCAGGGAATCCGTGAACAGGCGGCCGAGAACGAGCGCAAAGCCAGGGCCATCCTGTCGCTTTACGATCGTGTCAAGACTCAAGTGGTTGATCTGACGCACTCACAGCATTCGATCCGGGCCGTTGATTTCATTTTTCAGACGCCCATTTTCAGGGCGCCAACATTCACGCAACAGTCGGAAATTCCGCGGCCGACTGCGAATCGCATTTTGACCCTTTTGCGGGGCGAGAATCTTTTGCACACGATTCAAGAGGGCAGAGGGCGACGCCCAGGAATTTTTGCATTTCGGGAGTTGCTGAACATCGCTGAGGGAAAAGAGGTGTTTTGA
- a CDS encoding restriction endonuclease subunit S, producing the protein MKDGWKTKSLGELCDVLDHKRKPITKRDRVAGEYPYYGATGVLDYIEGYLFDEKLVLVGEDGAKWGSGENTAFSVEGKCWVNNHAHVLRLHRNTVLDNWLIYFLNHSDLSEFVNGLTVPKLNQGSLREIPIPLPPLPEQQRIVGILDKAFEGIATAKANAEKNLQNARALFESHLQAVFTQGRPGWVEKRLAEIAKVFGRGKSKHRPRNEPKLYGGKFPFVQTGDISNANHRITSYSQTYGEDGLAQSKLWPKGTICIAIVGATVGETAILDFDACFPDSVIGIVVNEQLADHEYVEYLLQSFKAILKEKGKGTARDNINLGTFEGQKFPFPTLGVQKKIVSTLNDLDEETRLLSSIYQRKLAALEELKKSLLHQAFSGEL; encoded by the coding sequence ATGAAGGACGGGTGGAAAACAAAGTCGCTCGGTGAACTTTGCGACGTGCTCGATCACAAGCGCAAGCCCATCACAAAGCGGGATCGTGTGGCTGGTGAATACCCTTACTACGGTGCGACAGGTGTTCTTGATTATATTGAAGGTTATCTTTTCGACGAGAAGCTTGTTCTGGTAGGAGAAGACGGAGCGAAATGGGGATCGGGTGAGAACACAGCATTCAGTGTTGAAGGCAAATGCTGGGTGAACAATCACGCGCACGTGCTCCGTCTGCACCGCAATACGGTTCTCGACAATTGGCTGATCTATTTTCTCAACCACTCCGACCTGTCTGAGTTTGTAAATGGTCTGACAGTCCCGAAGCTCAATCAAGGCAGTCTCCGAGAGATCCCCATTCCGCTCCCACCCCTCCCCGAACAGCAGCGGATCGTCGGCATCCTCGACAAAGCGTTTGAGGGCATCGCCACCGCCAAAGCCAACGCCGAAAAGAACCTCCAGAACGCTCGCGCTCTGTTTGAAAGCCACCTCCAAGCCGTCTTCACCCAGGGCAGGCCGGGGTGGGTGGAGAAGCGGCTAGCCGAAATTGCCAAGGTCTTTGGTCGAGGAAAGTCGAAGCACCGTCCAAGGAACGAGCCGAAACTATACGGTGGGAAGTTCCCTTTTGTTCAAACCGGTGACATCAGCAACGCAAACCACCGGATCACTAGTTACTCGCAGACTTATGGCGAGGACGGTTTGGCACAAAGCAAGTTGTGGCCTAAGGGAACGATTTGCATTGCCATCGTTGGAGCAACGGTTGGAGAGACGGCGATTCTGGATTTCGACGCTTGTTTCCCAGATAGCGTCATCGGGATTGTCGTAAATGAGCAGCTCGCCGATCACGAGTATGTTGAGTATTTGCTTCAGTCCTTTAAGGCCATTCTGAAGGAAAAGGGAAAGGGAACAGCCCGTGACAACATCAATCTCGGCACATTCGAGGGCCAGAAATTCCCTTTTCCCACACTGGGGGTGCAAAAGAAGATTGTTTCCACGCTGAACGATTTGGACGAAGAAACCCGACTCCTCTCCTCCATCTACCAGCGCAAGCTCGCCGCGCTGGAGGAGTTAAAAAAGTCGCTGCTGCACCAAGCCTTCAGCGGAGAATTATAA